The proteins below come from a single Metarhizium brunneum chromosome 1, complete sequence genomic window:
- the ypt4 gene encoding GTP-binding protein ypt4 — translation MARPRGSSGASDESTGTSHDQELGSMYDYLAKIILLGPSGTGKSCLLHRFVKNEWRVLSSQTIGVEFASKIIKVGTGARRKRIKLQLWDTAGTERFRSVSRSYYRGAAGAILVYDITSHASFRGIQPFLNDARALASPNLSLMLVGNKLDLTSESLIDTSLPPPTPSSVGSTSTITAGGASSLSISTTSTTGTITGRDYGGSIGAGTQQRATIAPDGREISTSEATRWASTAGIPVVTEVSALNGEGVEEVFARLARMILTKIELGDIDPDDPMSGIQYGDGGGWNTASDGGSIKSSMTGATIDDNISGLRRRKRGRNRNQNWGLREWEEVFTLSSRNRRGGGCC, via the exons ATGGCGAGGCCACGAGGTTCCTCTGGTGCCAGTGACGAGAGCACGGGTACGTCCCACGATCAG GAGCTAGGGAGCATGTATGATTATCTAGCCAAGATTATACTTCTTGGACCCAGTGGCACGGGAAA ATCCTGCCTATTGCATCGCTTCGTCAAAAACGAGTGGCGCGTTTTGTCGTCACAAACAATCGGTGTCGAGTTCGCGAGCAAGATTATCAAGGTCGGAACGGGAGCGCGGAGGAAGCGAATCAAGCTCCAA CTATGGGATACTGCCGGCACGGAAAGGTTTCGATCGGTTTCAAGATCATATTACCGCGGAGCGGCTGGTGCCATCTTGGTCTATGACATTACATCACATGCATCCTTCCGGGGTATTCAACCATTTCTCAACGATGCGCGGGCGCTTGCATCACCAAATTTGAGTCTGATGCTTGTTGGGAACAAACTTGACCTTACTTCTGAGTCGTTGATCGATACAAGCTTGCCACCGCCAACACCCAGCAGTGTTGGTTCGACCTCTACAATAACGGCCGGTGGTGCGAGTTCACTCTCAATATCTACCACGAGCACAACCGGAACAATCACGGGAAGGGACTACGGCGGCTCCATCGGCGCTGGTACGCAGCAACGAGCAACGATTGCGCCTGACGGACGAGAAATCAGCACCTCGGAAGCAACCCGATGGGCGAGCACTGCTGGGATCCCTGTAGTCACAGAGGTCAGTGCGTTGAATGGAGAGGGCGTAGAAGAAGTGTTTGCCCGCCTCGCGCGAATGATATTAACCAAGATCGAGCTGGGGGACATCGACCCCGACGATCCCATGAGCGGCATACAATACGgcgatggtggtggctggaACACGGCCAGTGACGGCGGCAGTATTAAGAGCTCCATGACCGGTGCCACAATCGACGACAACATAAGCGGCCTACGACGTCGCAAGCGGGGGAGGAACAGGAATCAGAACTGGGGGTTAAGGGAGTGGGAGGAAGTGTTTACGCTAAGCAGTCGTAATCGAAGAGGTGGAGGATGCTGCTGA
- the GAL80_0 gene encoding Galactose/lactose metabolism regulatory protein GAL80, whose product MAPIRTAIIGLSSTAATSWASTAHLPSLVTPAGQSRFQIVALLNSSVSAAEFAIKTYDLPPGTRAYGSPEDLAADPAVDLVICSTRVDRHYETVLPSVRAGKDVYVEWPVAATDADIRSLADEARRSGSTALVGLQGRWAAPVLKLRELLDAGAIGKVLSVDVRAYGGTKDRETLPVGLKYFADRGVGGNPITIGFGHVFDFVQSVVGDVVPETTGSRLQLQRRRVRVRDPENGEVVETVRSNVPDLLYLHGRLAESPRNDADATLAFTFRRGQPFPGTPSLAWSIYGVDGEIRLVAPAGISLQADACDESVTIQVHDFDTDTVRDVEWDWTDVEKQVPVRGRSVQRVLYAYADWKQGKSDGAGAWVGVDDAAARTSQIQKLLDGFEG is encoded by the exons ATGGCGCCCATCCGCACCGCCATCATTGGTCTGTCCTCGACGGCCGCCACGTCATGGGCGTCAACTGCCCATTTGCCCTCCCTCGTCACGCCCGCCGGCCAGTCCAGATTCCAAATCGTCGCGCTGCTCAACAGCTCCGTGTCGGCCGCCGAATTTGCCATCAAAACGTACGACCTGCCTCCGGGGACGAGGGCGTACGGGTCCCCCGAGgacctcgccgccgaccCGGCCGTCGACTTGGTCATCTGCAGCACCCGCGTGGACAGGCACTACGAGACGGTGCTGCCTAGCGTCCGGGCCGGCAAGGACGTGTACGTGGAGTGGCCTGTTGCCGCGACGGACGCCGACATCAGGAGCCTCGCGGACGAGGCGCGGAGGAGCGGTTCGACGGCGCTGGTCGGGCTGCAGGGGCGATGGGCCGCCCCGGTGCTCAAGCTGAGGGAGCTGTTGGACGCGGGGGCCATTGGCAAGGTGCTGAGCGTGGACGTGAGGGCGTACGGGGGCACCAAGGACAGGGAGACGCTGCCCGTGGGGTTGAAGTATTTTGCGGACAGGGGCGTCGGCGGGAATCCAATCACGATTGGGTTCGGACACG TGTTTGACTTTGTGCAGTCTGTTGTCGGGGACGTGGTGCCCGAGACTACGGGTTCGCGACTCCAactgcagcggcggcgggttCGGGTTCGTGATCCGGAGAACGGGGAGGTGGTTGAGACGGTGCGGTCGAATGTTCCGGACTTGCTTTACTTGCATG GTCGCCTGGCGGAGTCTCCTCGAAatgatgccgatgccacGCTGGCATTCACGTTTCGTCGTGGGCAGCCGTTTCCGGGGACGCCGTCTCTGGCATGGAGCATCTACGGGGTCGACGGCGAGATCCGGCTGGTTGCGCCGGCTGGCATTTCGCTACAGGCAGATGCTTGCGATGAGTCGGTGACGATCCAGGTGCATGATTTCGACACGGACACGGTGCGAGACGTCGAGTGGGATTGGACAGATGTCGAGAAGCAGGTTCCTGTCCGGGGGAGGTCGGTGCAGAGGGTGCTGTATGCGTATGCGGATTGGAAGCAGGGCAAGAGTGATGGCGCAGGGGCTTGGGTTGGTGTTGACGATGCGGCCGCGAGGACTTCCCAGATTCAGAAGCTATTAGACGGGTTTGAGGGCTGA
- the LSB3 gene encoding LAS seventeen-binding protein 3, with translation MQKVKSKLPSWDTTKTQSKKGFDKAWGLLDKLGAPVNRWTNKIGSEAFWPTTLDKESYKAARILRSFCKDGFYTDDEPPTDQAGPKKAPKVIKKIPQKVIENAVGLAIFTTMRTGLWISGAGGSGVLVARQEDGTWSPPSGIMLHTAGLGFLVGVDIYDCVLVINNRKALEAFTKIRATLGGEISAVAGPVGVGGVVENDGKWKQANRPVFTYLKSRGFYAGVQVDGTVVIERSDENARFYGEKIGAADILAGKARHPPPEIKMLMETLRAAEGKADVDAAMMDELDEQLAPGDLSIQEPDPDGVVFGVPEPDDPDPYGVHALEREGLEILEAGTRQRPSSMQFEYHPSPSSPTYGRFYRRSMDTAVGGATPVSAASGSNSPWGRAVGAYASSDAGTQTDDAVIVASVRSEDGFERQDVQHKDGHAEPEHFYDVTDGENDVFVNGGNPWKTNEADRDSGVAIDESERLELAREADKPASRKAEEEEDQEQALQNVRREPPPLPPRKLT, from the exons ATGCAAAAGGTCAAGTCGAAATTGCCCTCGTGGGACACCACCAAGACCCAGAGCAAGAAGGGCTTCGACAAGGCATGGGGACTGCTGGATAAGCTCGGGGCGCCGGTCAACCGGTGGACAAACAAGATTGGCAGCGAGGCATTTTGGCCGACGACGCTGGACAAGGAGAGTTACAAGGCGGCCAGGATCCTGAGATCATTCTGCA AGGACGGCTTCTACACAGACGACGAACCACCTACCGACCAAGCCGGGCCGAAAAAGGCGCCCAAGGTCATCAAAAAGATTCCCCAAAAAGTCATAGAAAATGCCGTCGGGCTCGCCATATTCACCACGATGCGCACCGGGCTCTGGATCTCTGGGGCTGGTGGTTCTGGCGTGCTGGTCGCCCGTCAAGAAGACGGCACGtggtcgccgccgtcgggCATCATGCTGCACACGGCCGGGCTGGGattcctcgtcggcgtcgacatctACGACTGCGTGCTGGTCATCAACAACCgcaaggccctcgaggcgTTTACCAAGATCCGCGCCACGCTCGGGGGCGAGATCTCGGCCGTCGCCGGGCCCGTGGGagtcggcggcgtcgtcgaaAACGACGGCAAGTGGAAGCAGGCCAACAGGCCCGTCTTCACCTACCTCAAGTCGCGGGGCTTCTACGCGGGCGTCCAGGTcgacggcaccgtcgtcaTTGAGCGCAGCGACGAGAACGCCCGGTTCTACGGGGAGAAGATTGGCGCGGCGGACATCCTGGCGGGCAAGGCGAGGCACCCGCCGCCCGAGATCAAGATGCTCATGGAGACGCTGAGggcggccgagggcaaggCGGACGTGgacgccgccatgatggacgagctggacgagCAGCTGGCGCCGGGGGATCTCAGCATCCAGGAGCCGGACCCGGACGGGGTCGTGTTTGGCGTCCCGGAGCCCGACGACCCTGACCCGTACGGCGTGCATGCCCTGGAGAGGGAGGGCCTGGAGATACTCGAGGCCGGCACCAGGCAGAGGCCATCGAGCATGCAGTTCGAGTACCACCCCAGCCCTTCCAGCCCTACATATGGCAGGTTCTACCGGAGGAGCATGGACACGGCAGTTGGGGGCGCCACACCCGTGAGTGCTGCGTCGGGGTCTAACTCGCCTTGGGGGCGGGCCGTCGGTGCGTATGCTTCGTCCGACGCCGGGACGCAAACAGATGATGCGGTCATTGTTGCCAGCGTCCGTTCTGAGGACGGCTTTGAGCGGCAAGACGTGCAGCACAAGGATGGCCACGCCGAGCCCGAGCACTTCTACGACGTCACTGACGGCGAGAACGATGTGTTTGTGAACGGGGGGAATCCGTGGAAGACAAACGAGGCGGATAGGGATTCTGGCGTTGCGATAGACGAGAGCGAAAGACTGGAGCTGGCGAGAGAGGCTGACAAGCCTGCGTCAAGGaaggcagaagaagaagaggatcAAGAACAAGCGCTGCAGAACGTACGCCgcgagccgccgccattgccgccgcgaAAGTTGACGTAG
- the MAE1 gene encoding NAD-dependent malic enzyme, with the protein MVSRKDAQFDHLTLNTSGPIPCALQGQAVLNTPYFNKGSAFPAHERRVFNLTGLLPQNVQTLQEQAKRAHEQYLSQTGDLAKNTFLASLKEQNEVLYYKLLQDNIKAMFSVVYTPTEGDAIQNYSRLFRRPEGCFLNINDTERVFHDLAMWGEADDIDYIVVTDGEEILGIGDQGVGGVLISVAKLVLATLCAGVHPNRCLPVVLDCGTDNEHLLRDELYLGLREKRVRGERYDEFVDLFVRAARRLYPRAYIHFEDFGLLNARRILDTYRPKMACFNDDVQGTGCVTLAAIMAGLHVSGQKLADLKMVVFGAGSAGIGIADQVRDAIAAEGSTSPEEASQQIWLIDRPGLLTTETKVSDAQRPFAKNPADWTGQRTDLLGVIQAVRPNVLIGTSTVPGAFTQDIVTEMAKHTARPIIFPLSNPTRLHEQTPEHLLQWTRGKALVATGSPFDPVRGPWGAGGEQVTMEIAECNNSVVFPGIGLGCILSRARLLTDKMLVAAVQAVAAMSPALRDPTAPLLPAVGDVRDVSLQVAMGIVKAAVQEGVATEDGIPSNDHQLREWIRVQMWEPRYRDLEKVEMEGAGRTARGELRKAGTVDRMSDMSAYGAMAQQ; encoded by the exons ATGGTTTCCAGAAAAGATGCCCAGTTCGACCACCTCACCCTCAACACCAGCGGCCCCATCCCATGCGCTCTCCAAGGCCAGGCCGTCCTCAACACACCCTACTTCAACAAGGGTTCTGCCTTTCCCGCCCACGAACGCCGCGTATTCAATCTCACCGGCCTGCTACCGCAAAATGTCCAGACACTGCAAGAACAGGCCAAACGAGCCCACGAGCAGTACCTCTCGCAAACGGGTGACTTGGCCAAGAATACGTTTCTGGCCTCGCTGAAGGAACAGAATGAGGTGCTGTACTACAAG CTGCTGCAGGACAACATAAAGGCCATGTTCAGCGTGGTGTACACCCCCACCGAAGGAGATGCCATCCAGAACTACTCGCGGCTCTTCAGACGGCCAGAGGGCTGTTTTTTGAACATTAATGACACGGAGAGGGTCTTCCACGACCTAGCAATGTGGGGAGAGGCAGACGATATCGACTACATAGTCGTTACAG ACGGGGAGGAAATCCTAGGCATAGGCGACCAGGGCGTAGGCGGAGTGCTCATCTCCGTGGCCAAGCTCGTTCTCGCCACGCTCTGCGCGGGCGTCCATCCCAACCGTTGCCTGCCCGTCGTGCTGGACTGCGGGACGGACAATGAGCATCTGCTCCGCGACGAGCTGTACCTCGGTCTCAGGGAGAAGCGGGTTCGGGGAGAGAGATACGACGAGTTTGTGGACTTGTTTGTGCGCGCGGCGAGGAGGCTGTACCCGCGGGCGTATATTCACTTTGAGGACTTTGGGCTACTAAACG CAAGGCGGATTCTAGACACGTACCGCCCCAAAATGGCGTGCTTCAACGACGACGTCCAGGGAACAGGGTGCGTGAcgctcgccgccatcatggcaggTCTGCACGTGTCGGGGCAGAAACTCGCGGATTTGAAAATGGTCGTCTTCGGCGCGGGCAGTGCGGGCATCGGGATCGCAGACCAGGTCCGAGACGCCATCGCCGCGGAGGGCAGCACGTCTCCCGAGGAGGCTTCCCAGCAAATATG GCTCATCGACAGACCTGGCCTTCTCACCACGGAAACAAAGGTCTCGGATGCCCAGCGGCCCTTTGCCAAAAACCCAGCAGACTGGACCGGCCAGAGGACGGACCTGCTCGGCGTCATCCAGGCCGTCCGCCCCAACGTGCTCATCGGCACGTCCACCGTCCCTGGAGCGTTCACGCAGGACATCGTCACCGAGATGGCCAAGCACACGGCCCGGCCCATCATTTTCCCCCTCAGCAACCCTACGCGGCTGCACGAGCAGACGCCCGAGCACCTCTTGCAATGGACACGGGGCAAGGCGCTGGTGGCAACGGGCTCGCCGTTCGACCCCGTCCGGGGGCCATggggcgccggcggcgagcaggTGACGATGGAGATTGCCGAGTGCAACAACTCAGTGGTGTTCCCGGGCATCGGGCTCGGCTGCATCCTGTCCAGGGCCCGGCTGCTCACGGACAAGATGCTCGTCGCGGCGGTGCAGGCCGTCGCGGCCATGAGCCCGGCGCTCAGGGATCCCACcgcgccgctgctgccggccGTAGGGGACGTGAGGGACGTGAGCCTGCAGGTGGCAATGGGCatcgtcaaggccgccgtGCAAGAGGGCGTGGCAACAGAGGACGGCATCCCCTCCAACGACCACCAGCTGCGCGAATGGATCAGGGTCCAGATGTGGGAGCCGAGGTATCGCGATTTGGAAAAGGTGGAAATGGAGGGCGCAGGCCGCACTGCGAGGGGAGAATTGAGAAAGGCCGGTACCGTGGATAGAATGTCCGACATGTCGGCCTATGGTGCAATGGCGCAGCAGTAG
- the MTC1 gene encoding Maintenance of telomere capping protein 1, with translation MASKKTKAAASAADDNLDELFQGIGDDAKSKKPTNPKSTKTASSASKTQGDDDILADLESQLASEKSASRPHTPRGVRRPAGTPPVGDDKATAAAAAAPSVRKSTDSARSLRANLTPSATSSEPHEAEKKGAAEQSQQQQSGGGWWGGILSTATGVMKQAENAYKEIQQNEEAKKWADQVRGLSGGIDVGALRNYGDELRTRALPTFTNILHTLAPPISSHERLMIHITHDLVGYPSLDPLVHGVFARVMSQVEGGDLLVVQRGRESSSGRYSDGSAGWRDGPWWRQTDSTRELGLVKGMIEGTKLCRAGAESYANEYFASHGGIEQAKTRATEDLSESNPVRTSDIFLSVQAISTDGDKALFAGSASAVKEKETSAVKEQDDTDELVCFAVYVLDPVHEIEFSTVSQSIPSKWVRWLDAASPLTPRTSDENQDNPFDAGIPEDIKDIIESGGVDPREWVAEWIEETLCLSVGVVAQRYVARRMGVGEGGLGRGKKRVDELIEANAGEVARAGII, from the exons ATGGCTTCGAAAAAGACGAAAGCtgccgcctctgccgccgacgacaacCTCGACGAGCTCTTCCAAGGCATTGGGGACGAcgccaagtccaagaaaCCGACAAACCCCAAGTCTACCAAAACGGCCTCATCAGCATCCAAGACACAGGGCGATGATGACATCCTGGCTGACCTCGAGTCTCAGCTTGCGTCCGAGAAGTCAGCATCACGCCCGCACACTCCCCGAGGTGTTAGACGGCCAGCTGGTACACCCCCTGTtggcgacgacaaggccacagcagcagcagcggcagccccTAGTGTTCGCAAGTCTACCGACAGTGCCAGAAGCTTGAGAGCGAACTTGACGCCTAGCGCCACTAGCTCTGAGCCTCAtgaggccgagaagaagggcgcCGCTGAGCAatctcaacagcagcagagcGGCGGAGGATGGTGGGGAGGCATCCTGTCAACGGCTACTGGCGTCATGAAGCAGGCCGAAAATGCCTACAAAGAGATTCAACAAAAcgaagaagcaaagaaatgGGCTGACCAAGTTCGGGGCCTATCAGGGGGCATCGATGTTGGGGCTCTCCGTAACTACG GTGACGAGTTGCGAACCCGAGCGTTGCCCACGTTTACCAACATCCTCCATACTCTTGCGCCGCCGATTTCGTCCCACGAGAGACTCATGATTCACATTACCCATGATCTTGTCGGATATCCGTCGTTGGACCCCTTGGTTCACGGCGTTTTTGCCCGTGTCATGTCGCAAGTCGAAGGCGGCGACTTACTCGTTGTACAGCGAGGCCGTGAGAGCAGCTCTGGACGCTACAGTGATGGCTCTGCGGGCTGGCGTGATGGTCCCTGGTGGCGCCAGACTGATTCCACTCGAGAGCTTGGACTAGTGAAGGGCATGATCGAGGGTACCAAGTTGTGCcgtgccggcgccgagtcgTATGCGAATGAATACTTTGCCTCCCACGGGGGCATTGAGCAAGCCAAGACTCGGGCTACAGAGGATCTGAGCGAGAGCAATCCGGTGCGGACTTCAGACATCTTCTTGTCTGTGCAGGCTATCTCTACAGACGGCGACAAGGCACTGTTTGCTGGCTCTGCCTCGGCCgtgaaggagaaggagacgtCGGCTGTGAAGGAGCAGGACGATACGGATGAACTTGTGTGCTTTGCCGTCTATGTTCTTGACCCGGTTCATGAGATTGAATTTTCTACAGTCAGCCAGAGTATTCCTTCAAAATGGGTACGCTGGCTGGACGCTGCCTCTCCCCTGACGCCCCGGACCAGCGACGAAAACCAGGACAACCCCTTCGATGCCGGTATCCCAGAAGACATCAAGGACATTATCGAAAGCGGTGGTGTCGATCCGCGCGAGTGGGTGGCCGAATGGATCGAGGAGACGTTGTGTCTGTCAGTAGGTGTCGTTGCCCAGCGATACGTTGCCCGACGAATGGGAGTGGGCGAAGGGGGTCTTGGACGAGGCAAGAAGAGGGTGGATGAGCTTATCGAGGCCAATGCCGGAGAGGTGGCAAGAGCTGGGATAATCTAA